From Solwaraspora sp. WMMD1047, the proteins below share one genomic window:
- a CDS encoding STAS domain-containing protein — protein MALDADESNRLTALLARHGDRIVERWTDGVAASLRGRLSRAELQQQISELCDALRSAARDGIVLDSDDSTELRAVLAELSRHRARQGFSATETAISVFALKRALLDVLDDDREGGGNAQDALRDFVAFSGLIDELGLYTFEAYAKAREELIADQAEQLLELSTPVVKLWEGVVAVPLVGTLDSARAQVVMERLLQTLVDTGSPYAIIDITGVPAVDTQVAQHILKTVVAARLMGAECVISGIRPQIAQTIVALGIEFGDIATKASLADALRHALRVIGVETARRAARRDA, from the coding sequence GTGGCGTTGGACGCGGATGAGAGTAACCGGTTGACGGCGTTGCTGGCGCGGCACGGTGATCGGATCGTCGAACGCTGGACCGACGGCGTCGCGGCCTCGCTACGCGGGCGGCTCAGCCGGGCAGAACTCCAGCAGCAGATCAGCGAGCTGTGTGACGCGCTCCGGTCGGCCGCCAGGGACGGAATCGTGCTCGACAGCGACGATTCGACCGAGTTGCGGGCGGTGCTCGCGGAGCTGAGCCGGCACCGGGCGCGACAGGGCTTCTCGGCCACCGAGACGGCGATCAGCGTCTTCGCGCTCAAGCGGGCGCTGCTCGACGTGCTGGACGACGACCGGGAGGGCGGCGGCAACGCCCAGGACGCCCTGCGGGACTTCGTCGCCTTCTCCGGCCTGATCGACGAACTCGGGCTCTACACCTTCGAGGCGTACGCCAAGGCCCGCGAGGAGCTGATCGCCGACCAGGCGGAGCAGCTGCTGGAACTCTCCACGCCCGTGGTGAAGCTCTGGGAGGGAGTCGTCGCGGTGCCGCTGGTCGGCACGCTCGACTCGGCCCGCGCCCAGGTGGTGATGGAACGGCTGCTGCAGACCCTCGTCGACACCGGCTCGCCGTACGCGATCATCGACATCACCGGCGTCCCGGCGGTGGACACCCAGGTCGCCCAGCACATCCTGAAGACCGTGGTGGCGGCCCGCCTGATGGGCGCCGAGTGCGTCATCTCCGGCATCCGGCCGCAGATCGCCCAGACCATCGTGGCGCTCGGCATCGAGTTCGGCGACATCGCGACCAAGGCCAGCCTGGCGGACGCGCTGCGGCACGCGCTACGGGTCATCGGCGTCGAAACCGCGCGCCGCGCCGCCCGCCGGGACGCCTGA
- a CDS encoding SpoIIE family protein phosphatase, which translates to MVPMSGAPVLESDQVSDSGTWFRVEVTSAASAVRRAAERLAAQLNLGEQRTADLAIVAAELASNLVKHADEGLLLLRPVRADEQAGVELIAIDTGPGMIDMDRSATDGHSTAGTLGIGLGAIVRQASWFDAHSVPNRGTTLAVQIWPETPPKPFWAAGVNRPLAGEAVSGDGFASRIRDGRHQVLLCDGLGHGPLAAAATAAALNAFRAAPTAPPAEVVEHLHRSIRHTRGAALAVAELDVPAAVVRFAGLGNIAGAVLEGEDRRGMVSLPGIAGHQRRTVREYQYPLRPGSTVVMHSDGVTDRWRPADYPGLLGRAPVLLAATVLRDAGIRRDDACVLAARAPT; encoded by the coding sequence ATGGTCCCGATGAGCGGAGCGCCCGTGCTGGAATCCGACCAGGTCAGCGACAGCGGGACGTGGTTCCGGGTCGAGGTGACGAGCGCGGCCAGCGCGGTCCGGCGGGCCGCCGAGCGGCTCGCCGCCCAACTCAACCTCGGCGAGCAGCGCACCGCCGACCTGGCCATCGTCGCGGCGGAGCTCGCCAGCAACCTGGTCAAGCACGCCGACGAAGGACTGCTGCTGCTTCGCCCGGTCCGGGCCGACGAGCAGGCCGGTGTGGAACTGATCGCCATCGACACCGGCCCCGGGATGATCGACATGGATCGGTCGGCGACCGACGGACACTCCACCGCGGGCACCCTCGGCATCGGTCTCGGCGCCATCGTCCGGCAGGCCAGCTGGTTCGACGCCCACTCCGTCCCGAACCGGGGCACCACGCTCGCCGTGCAGATCTGGCCGGAAACGCCGCCGAAGCCGTTCTGGGCGGCCGGAGTCAACCGGCCGCTGGCCGGTGAGGCGGTCAGCGGTGACGGGTTCGCCAGCCGGATCCGCGACGGCCGGCACCAGGTACTGCTCTGTGACGGACTCGGTCACGGCCCACTCGCGGCGGCCGCCACCGCCGCCGCGCTGAACGCGTTCCGGGCCGCCCCGACGGCGCCGCCGGCCGAGGTGGTCGAACACCTGCACCGGTCGATCCGGCACACCAGAGGAGCCGCGCTCGCGGTGGCCGAACTCGACGTCCCGGCGGCCGTGGTCCGGTTCGCCGGCCTCGGCAACATCGCCGGGGCCGTGCTGGAAGGCGAGGACCGGCGGGGGATGGTCTCGCTGCCCGGCATCGCCGGCCACCAGCGCCGGACCGTGCGGGAATATCAGTATCCGCTCCGGCCGGGCAGCACCGTCGTCATGCACAGCGACGGGGTGACCGATCGGTGGCGACCGGCCGACTATCCCGGGCTGCTCGGCCGGGCGCCGGTGCTGCTGGCGGCCACCGTGCTCCGGGACGCCGGAATCCGCCGGGACGACGCCTGTGTGCTCGCGGCGAGGGCACCGACATGA
- a CDS encoding HEAT repeat domain-containing protein has translation MTKVYVSATFRDLQECRAAVQLALRRLRVEDMAMESYVAEDRRPLERCLADVRDCDVYIGIFAWRYGFVPPGFDQSITELEYREALAGGKQCLIFLLSEDAPWPRNVVDRGADADRIEALRAELADRHMCSIFSDAADLAALVTAAVANCLADTGWPGQGLHALSPDTLKQYYIRLRQQYGVLDLDALTPAQNEEYLQIRLTSVFVEQSVREDPPPVELPRELLHRMRADGHLGTEDVPEQVDADELVHLTESYQARPVQRLFDVLGAPERRAIVLLGDPGAGKSTATRYIALALAGGHTDERLAVLADHLPLLIELRSYVTMAAEGRCQSFLDYLDHRAGTDGLGVERAALLRHLSLGGRAVVIFDGLDEVFDRRRREEVAGQIAGFTAMYPQVRVIVTSRIIGYSRRILTEVGFTHYTLQDLNEAQTADFLTSWYRLAIHDRPQDAQIRCARLLDAMRHSHAIRELAGNPLLLTILAIIGKHQPLPQERWKLYDHAATVLVEQWDVNRHLREENSSLEFLDTEDKKELLRRLAYRMQSAERGLTANYIAREELSEVFEQYLTERYQQEPATARSVAHLMINQFRERNFILSRYGPHLYGFVHRTFLEFFCADAVLAKFEHDQVITMDEITELFRRHWADLSWREVLRLLAGALHERHTARLIRLLTHEVNQPWPPEGFAPPPWNLALAVQCLAEVRNPHADVAEPAESLLRQLILLLEHCVSIDDRETAALIEEEILPSAKAIGPAWPGRQVYLSWYRRRGVRVVWSPVSAHAARLAAMLSAPAERIDDLFDEVLGELNDSPASYASVAGLAEVAQLATTVVDSPAHQAAASRARTRLVKRARADRHAGVRLAAVRALGERFGTDPQALELLVERARADLYPGVRLAAVQALEERFPGEQQVRALLVERVNADRHPGVRRAAVQALGDRYGGDDELRAVLLECLGTDHDPEVTRAATHALVERFGATREVRDLLIDCARRNVDGLARRTAVRVLGERLGTDGQVRALLIDRVQKDGDAGVLRAAGRCLVERFGPDGKLRDLLIERSRTDRDEVVRRTALRMLTDHYDQDQPLVALLTATARTDRDADVRLLSAEALADQIGVAPSVGDVLGELARQDADARVRLVAAQALVDRVGMDPAVCDVLADLARDDADPAVRLAAVRALAASLGSNPAIPVVVAERARADSDPAVRLAALRAVAAAGDPDLVPGVLDDLARTDSDDGVFGYAAATLLKITGSTGVSYQLLADRLRDGNARVRLAAVRLLVRHFGVDPPVRELLIDRVRVDPDPDLVREAAVKLAAHHGTDIEQCEVLVARATGDDATIRCVSVAILGEWFGADRHVRELLIERAGHDPDVQVRREVLRVLGERLAAHPEVRSLFVERLQDRDWSVRAATVRVLGTQFGTDRQTRTLLAELAGTDADPEFRRLAAQALTWLPGADPDHLPDVRP, from the coding sequence GTGACCAAGGTCTATGTGTCAGCCACTTTTCGGGATCTGCAGGAGTGTCGCGCCGCGGTCCAGCTCGCCCTGCGCCGGCTGCGGGTCGAGGACATGGCGATGGAATCCTATGTGGCGGAAGATCGGCGACCCCTGGAACGCTGCCTGGCCGATGTTCGCGATTGCGACGTCTACATCGGCATTTTCGCCTGGCGGTACGGATTTGTCCCACCGGGATTCGATCAGTCGATCACGGAACTGGAGTATCGGGAAGCACTGGCCGGCGGAAAGCAGTGCCTGATCTTCCTCCTCAGTGAGGACGCGCCCTGGCCGCGCAACGTCGTCGACCGCGGTGCCGACGCCGACCGGATCGAGGCGCTGCGGGCGGAGCTGGCCGACCGGCACATGTGCAGCATCTTCTCCGACGCGGCGGACCTGGCGGCGCTGGTGACGGCGGCGGTGGCCAACTGCCTGGCCGACACCGGCTGGCCCGGCCAGGGGCTGCACGCGCTCAGCCCGGACACCCTCAAGCAGTACTACATCCGGCTGCGCCAGCAGTACGGCGTGCTCGACCTGGATGCGCTGACCCCGGCCCAGAACGAGGAGTACCTGCAGATCAGGTTGACCTCGGTCTTCGTCGAGCAGTCGGTGCGGGAGGATCCGCCACCGGTGGAGCTGCCCCGCGAGCTGCTGCATCGGATGCGGGCCGACGGGCACCTCGGCACCGAGGACGTGCCCGAGCAGGTGGACGCCGACGAGCTGGTCCACCTGACCGAGTCGTACCAGGCCCGGCCGGTGCAGCGGCTCTTCGACGTGTTGGGGGCGCCGGAGCGGCGGGCCATCGTGCTGCTCGGCGACCCGGGCGCCGGCAAGTCGACCGCCACCCGGTACATCGCGCTGGCGTTGGCCGGCGGACACACCGACGAGCGGCTCGCGGTGCTCGCCGACCACCTGCCGCTGCTGATCGAACTGCGGTCGTACGTGACCATGGCGGCCGAGGGCCGGTGCCAGAGCTTCCTGGACTACCTGGACCACCGGGCCGGCACCGACGGACTCGGGGTGGAGCGCGCGGCGCTGCTGCGGCACCTGAGCCTCGGCGGCCGGGCCGTGGTGATCTTCGACGGGCTGGACGAGGTGTTCGACCGGCGGCGCCGGGAGGAGGTGGCCGGTCAGATCGCCGGCTTCACGGCGATGTACCCGCAGGTGCGGGTGATCGTCACCTCGCGGATCATCGGCTACTCCCGCCGAATTCTCACCGAGGTCGGGTTCACCCACTACACCCTGCAGGATCTCAACGAGGCGCAGACCGCCGACTTCCTGACGAGCTGGTATCGGCTGGCCATCCACGACCGGCCGCAGGATGCCCAGATCCGGTGTGCCCGGCTGCTGGACGCGATGCGACACTCGCACGCCATCCGGGAACTGGCCGGCAACCCGCTGCTGCTGACCATCCTGGCCATCATCGGCAAGCACCAACCACTGCCGCAGGAACGCTGGAAGCTCTACGACCACGCGGCCACCGTGCTGGTCGAGCAGTGGGACGTGAACCGGCACCTGCGCGAGGAGAACAGCAGCCTGGAGTTCCTCGACACCGAGGACAAGAAGGAACTGCTGCGCCGGCTGGCGTACCGGATGCAGTCGGCCGAGCGCGGGCTGACCGCCAACTACATCGCGCGTGAGGAGCTCAGCGAGGTTTTCGAGCAGTACCTGACCGAGCGGTACCAGCAGGAGCCGGCAACCGCCCGGTCGGTCGCCCATCTCATGATCAATCAGTTCCGGGAGCGGAACTTCATCCTCAGCCGGTACGGCCCCCACCTGTACGGCTTCGTGCACCGCACGTTCCTGGAGTTCTTCTGCGCCGACGCGGTCCTCGCCAAGTTCGAGCACGACCAGGTGATCACCATGGACGAGATCACCGAACTGTTCCGCCGGCACTGGGCCGACCTGTCCTGGCGGGAGGTGCTCCGGCTGCTCGCCGGCGCGCTGCACGAACGGCACACCGCCCGCCTGATCCGGCTGCTCACCCACGAGGTGAACCAGCCCTGGCCGCCGGAGGGCTTCGCGCCGCCCCCGTGGAACCTGGCGCTGGCGGTGCAGTGCCTGGCCGAGGTGCGCAATCCGCACGCCGACGTCGCCGAGCCCGCCGAGTCGCTGCTGCGGCAACTCATCCTGCTGCTGGAGCACTGCGTGTCGATCGACGACCGGGAAACCGCGGCGCTGATCGAGGAGGAGATCCTGCCCTCGGCGAAGGCGATCGGCCCGGCCTGGCCGGGCCGGCAGGTCTACCTGTCCTGGTACCGGCGGCGGGGGGTACGGGTGGTCTGGTCGCCGGTGTCGGCGCACGCGGCCCGGCTGGCGGCGATGCTGTCGGCACCGGCCGAGCGGATCGACGACCTCTTCGACGAGGTGCTCGGCGAACTCAACGACAGCCCCGCCTCGTACGCGTCGGTCGCCGGGTTGGCGGAGGTCGCACAGCTGGCCACCACCGTCGTGGACAGTCCGGCGCATCAGGCCGCCGCCTCCCGGGCCCGGACCCGGCTGGTCAAGCGGGCCCGCGCCGACCGGCACGCGGGGGTCCGGCTGGCCGCCGTGCGCGCGCTGGGCGAACGGTTCGGCACCGATCCGCAGGCCCTGGAGCTCCTGGTGGAACGGGCCCGCGCCGACCTCTACCCGGGGGTCCGGCTCGCCGCCGTGCAGGCGCTGGAGGAACGTTTTCCCGGCGAACAGCAGGTCCGGGCGCTCCTGGTCGAACGGGTCAACGCCGACCGGCACCCCGGCGTACGCCGGGCGGCGGTGCAGGCGCTCGGCGACCGGTACGGTGGCGACGACGAGCTCCGCGCCGTGCTGCTGGAGTGTCTCGGCACCGACCACGACCCGGAGGTGACCCGGGCCGCCACCCACGCGCTCGTGGAACGGTTCGGCGCCACCCGCGAAGTCCGCGACCTGCTGATCGACTGCGCCCGCCGCAACGTCGACGGGCTGGCCCGCCGCACCGCCGTCCGGGTCCTCGGCGAGCGTCTCGGCACTGACGGCCAGGTGCGTGCGCTGCTTATCGACCGGGTCCAGAAAGATGGCGACGCCGGGGTGCTCCGCGCCGCCGGCCGCTGCCTGGTGGAACGGTTCGGCCCCGACGGCAAGCTCCGCGACCTGCTGATCGAACGCAGCCGCACCGACCGCGACGAGGTCGTCCGACGGACCGCCCTGCGGATGCTCACCGATCACTACGACCAGGACCAGCCGCTCGTCGCGCTGCTGACCGCCACCGCCCGCACCGACCGGGACGCCGACGTTCGACTGCTCTCCGCCGAGGCACTTGCCGATCAGATCGGTGTCGCGCCGTCGGTCGGCGACGTACTCGGCGAGTTGGCCCGGCAGGACGCCGACGCCCGGGTCCGGCTGGTCGCCGCGCAGGCGCTCGTGGACCGGGTCGGGATGGACCCGGCCGTCTGCGACGTACTCGCCGATCTGGCCCGCGACGACGCCGACCCGGCGGTCCGGCTCGCCGCCGTGCGGGCGCTGGCCGCCAGCCTCGGCAGCAACCCGGCCATTCCGGTCGTGGTGGCGGAACGCGCCCGGGCCGACAGCGACCCGGCGGTCCGGCTCGCCGCCCTGCGGGCGGTAGCCGCGGCCGGCGACCCGGACCTGGTCCCGGGCGTCCTCGACGACCTGGCCCGCACCGACAGTGACGACGGGGTTTTCGGGTACGCCGCGGCGACCCTGCTGAAGATCACCGGCTCCACCGGGGTCAGCTACCAACTCCTCGCCGACCGGCTCCGGGACGGCAACGCCCGGGTTCGACTCGCCGCGGTCCGGCTGCTGGTCAGGCACTTCGGCGTCGATCCCCCGGTGCGCGAACTCCTGATCGACCGGGTCCGCGTCGACCCGGACCCCGATCTGGTCCGGGAGGCCGCCGTCAAGCTCGCGGCCCACCACGGCACCGACATCGAGCAGTGCGAGGTGCTCGTCGCCCGGGCGACCGGTGACGACGCGACGATCCGCTGCGTCTCGGTCGCCATTCTCGGCGAGTGGTTCGGCGCCGACCGGCA
- a CDS encoding anti-sigma regulatory factor, giving the protein MMAGLDVGRPQTQTITADQDVVRVRQLVRTVAVAVKLSLVDQTKLVTAASELARNTLVYGGGGAVEVSTVSTDRRKGVRIVFVDEGPGIADLDLALSDGYTTGGGLGLGLSGARRLVDEFDIETAVGRGTRVTVTKWSR; this is encoded by the coding sequence ATGATGGCCGGGCTCGACGTCGGCCGGCCGCAGACGCAGACGATCACCGCGGACCAGGATGTGGTCCGGGTCCGTCAACTGGTCCGTACCGTCGCGGTCGCCGTCAAGCTCTCCCTGGTCGACCAGACGAAACTCGTCACCGCCGCCAGCGAACTCGCCCGCAACACCCTGGTGTACGGCGGCGGGGGCGCGGTCGAGGTGAGCACGGTCAGCACCGACCGCCGCAAGGGCGTCCGGATCGTCTTCGTCGACGAGGGACCGGGGATCGCCGACCTCGACCTCGCCCTCAGTGACGGCTACACCACCGGCGGCGGGCTGGGGCTCGGGCTGAGTGGGGCGCGTAGGCTGGTTGACGAGTTCGACATCGAGACGGCGGTGGGCCGAGGCACCCGCGTCACGGTGACCAAATGGTCCCGATGA
- the mscL gene encoding large conductance mechanosensitive channel protein MscL, which translates to MLKGFKDFIMRGNVVDLAVGIVIGAAFTTVVSQLTKSFLEPTIKLISGGSGVNAGAWEPVTGVKYDWAAFINSVITFVLTAAVLYFLVVLPMNKLAERRRRGEEPPPAAPSEEVKLLTEIRDALLAGGLSGDRNPDAPQRPRDYPPPHRG; encoded by the coding sequence ATGCTCAAGGGATTCAAAGACTTCATCATGCGCGGCAACGTGGTCGACCTCGCGGTCGGCATCGTGATCGGCGCGGCCTTCACCACCGTGGTCAGTCAGCTCACCAAGTCGTTCCTCGAACCCACGATCAAGCTGATCAGCGGTGGCAGCGGGGTCAACGCCGGCGCCTGGGAGCCGGTGACCGGGGTGAAGTACGACTGGGCCGCGTTCATCAACTCCGTGATCACCTTCGTCCTCACCGCCGCCGTGCTCTACTTCCTGGTGGTGCTGCCGATGAACAAGCTGGCCGAGCGGCGTCGCCGGGGCGAGGAGCCGCCGCCGGCCGCGCCGAGCGAGGAGGTCAAGCTGCTCACCGAGATCCGCGACGCGCTGCTGGCCGGCGGCCTCTCCGGCGACCGGAACCCGGACGCGCCGCAGCGGCCCCGGGACTACCCGCCGCCGCACCGGGGATGA
- a CDS encoding FCD domain-containing protein, producing MTPPATDRPGARPPARQTLVRQVIDELRARLDAGDWPLGTKIPTEPQLVEALGVGRNTVREAVRALVHAGVLECRQGSGTYVISTDELAGAVTRRLSAAQATETIEVRRAFEVEGARLAARRRTPEDLVALDRALAHREAAWRSGRVAEFVAADTALHVAVVAAAHNTMLAELYASFGTALRASVADAMGEELRPERYVDHGRLVEAIRAGDADAAAHEAGAFLEAPAGE from the coding sequence ATGACACCCCCGGCCACCGACCGGCCCGGCGCCCGCCCACCGGCCCGGCAGACCCTGGTTCGCCAGGTGATCGACGAGCTGCGCGCCCGGCTCGACGCGGGCGACTGGCCACTCGGCACCAAGATCCCGACCGAACCGCAGCTGGTCGAGGCGCTCGGCGTCGGACGCAACACCGTCCGGGAGGCGGTCCGGGCCCTGGTGCACGCGGGCGTGCTGGAGTGCCGGCAGGGCTCCGGCACCTACGTGATCTCCACCGACGAACTGGCCGGGGCCGTCACCCGCCGACTCTCGGCCGCCCAGGCCACCGAGACGATCGAGGTACGCCGAGCCTTCGAGGTGGAGGGGGCGCGGCTGGCCGCGCGGCGGCGTACCCCCGAGGATCTGGTCGCGCTCGACCGCGCGCTCGCCCACCGGGAGGCCGCCTGGCGATCGGGTCGCGTTGCCGAGTTCGTGGCCGCCGACACCGCGTTGCACGTCGCCGTCGTGGCCGCCGCGCACAACACCATGCTGGCCGAGCTCTACGCCTCGTTCGGCACCGCGCTGCGGGCCAGCGTGGCCGACGCGATGGGGGAAGAGCTGCGGCCCGAGCGGTACGTCGACCACGGTCGGCTGGTCGAGGCGATCCGGGCCGGCGACGCCGACGCGGCGGCCCACGAGGCCGGCGCTTTTCTCGAAGCGCCCGCCGGGGAATAG
- a CDS encoding MFS transporter: MSAPAPPAPAPPAASGSAAAPAPPRDSAATRRGGLLVLVGMLLVAVNLRTAMTSLGALLDEVRTGLQLSGAMAGLVTTMPAIAFAVFGALTPWLVRRFSPARVLVVAMAALTVGQGLRVLVGGSVTFIATSALALAGIAVANILLPMLVKQYFPGRAGLVTGAYMMALTAGATVAAAAAVPVAHAFGSWRAGLGVWAGLAALAVLPWLPLALRRGAGRRTGGPAAAGRLLVRPARTRLGWAMAIYFGTQSLGGYAVMGWLAQLFRDAGYSPRDAGLLLAAVTALGVPIALVMPAVVHRLRTLRPLVLILSAALVVAYLGLALAPRGAAAAWVGLLAVGHGAFPLILAAIGLRTRTAEGTVALSAFAQSTGYAIAALGPLLVGILYEATAGWAVPIGFLIVALAVQTAAGLEIARPRFVEDDPRAVTNR, translated from the coding sequence CTGTCGGCCCCCGCGCCGCCGGCCCCCGCGCCGCCGGCCGCGTCTGGCTCGGCGGCGGCTCCGGCGCCGCCCCGCGACTCGGCGGCGACCCGGCGCGGGGGTCTGCTCGTCCTGGTCGGCATGCTGCTGGTGGCGGTCAACCTGCGTACCGCGATGACCAGCCTCGGCGCGCTGCTCGACGAGGTCCGCACCGGCCTGCAGCTCTCCGGCGCGATGGCCGGCCTGGTCACCACGATGCCGGCGATCGCCTTCGCCGTCTTCGGCGCCCTGACGCCGTGGCTGGTCCGGCGGTTCTCGCCGGCCCGGGTGCTGGTGGTGGCGATGGCCGCGCTCACCGTCGGGCAGGGGCTCCGGGTGCTCGTCGGCGGATCGGTCACCTTCATCGCCACCAGCGCACTGGCCCTGGCCGGCATCGCGGTCGCCAACATCCTGCTGCCGATGCTCGTCAAGCAGTACTTCCCGGGCCGCGCCGGGCTGGTCACCGGGGCGTACATGATGGCCCTGACCGCGGGCGCCACGGTGGCCGCCGCGGCGGCGGTCCCGGTGGCCCACGCCTTCGGATCGTGGCGGGCCGGGCTCGGCGTCTGGGCCGGGCTGGCGGCGCTGGCCGTACTCCCGTGGCTGCCGCTGGCCCTGCGGCGCGGCGCCGGCCGGCGGACCGGGGGTCCGGCGGCGGCCGGCCGGCTCCTGGTCCGGCCCGCGCGGACCCGGCTCGGGTGGGCGATGGCCATCTACTTCGGCACCCAGTCGCTCGGCGGCTACGCCGTGATGGGCTGGCTGGCCCAGCTGTTCCGCGACGCCGGGTACAGCCCGCGCGACGCCGGTCTGCTGCTGGCCGCCGTGACCGCGCTCGGGGTGCCGATCGCGCTCGTCATGCCGGCGGTGGTGCACCGGCTGCGGACGCTACGGCCGCTGGTGCTGATCCTGTCGGCGGCGCTTGTCGTCGCGTACCTCGGGTTGGCCCTGGCGCCGCGTGGGGCGGCGGCGGCCTGGGTGGGGCTGCTGGCGGTCGGACACGGGGCGTTCCCGTTGATCCTGGCCGCGATCGGGCTGCGGACCCGGACGGCCGAGGGGACCGTGGCGCTCTCCGCCTTCGCCCAGAGCACCGGGTACGCCATCGCGGCGCTGGGACCACTGCTTGTCGGCATCCTCTACGAGGCAACCGCCGGTTGGGCGGTGCCGATCGGATTCCTCATCGTGGCGCTGGCGGTGCAGACCGCCGCCGGACTGGAGATCGCCCGACCACGATTCGTCGAGGACGACCCACGCGCGGTCACCAATCGGTGA
- a CDS encoding STAS domain-containing protein yields MDRVPVLKIGDILLVSIQVDLEDQTALQLQEDLADRIVATGCHGVIIDISAMDIVDSFIGRMLSTIASISRVLDAETVVVGMRPAVAITLVELGLSLNGIRTALNVERGMDLIAAARTEAEGGHADEAAEDPPPWLADRPGSGSSNTGGTAPDAGPWAATKP; encoded by the coding sequence ATGGACCGGGTGCCGGTCCTGAAGATCGGCGACATCCTGCTGGTCAGCATCCAGGTGGACCTGGAGGACCAGACGGCCCTGCAACTGCAGGAGGATCTGGCGGACCGGATCGTCGCCACCGGCTGTCACGGGGTGATCATCGACATCAGCGCGATGGACATCGTCGACTCGTTCATCGGGCGGATGCTCTCCACCATCGCCTCGATCTCCCGGGTGCTCGACGCCGAGACGGTGGTGGTCGGCATGCGGCCCGCCGTCGCCATCACGCTTGTCGAGCTCGGGCTCTCGCTCAACGGCATCCGGACGGCGCTCAACGTCGAGCGGGGCATGGACCTGATCGCGGCGGCCCGGACTGAGGCGGAGGGCGGGCACGCCGACGAGGCGGCCGAGGACCCGCCACCCTGGCTGGCCGACCGGCCCGGGTCCGGATCCTCGAATACTGGTGGCACGGCACCGGATGCGGGGCCGTGGGCGGCGACCAAGCCATGA
- a CDS encoding SCO2521 family protein, with protein MLTMGEVHTGLLQNSGPLSLDRTVKLLDVMVGQRVRRSERPIAYAVSPDQFTGVDCRLPSASGRVSRGVGTVVSHAAMTGGHVLQGSSYTRVDRAAANRRLVWSHYLSRPGQIEAIGKVDARDMAAGFLTAGYQPQTLNLGSISNRVMDTVQNSSGLDRRSPFRTQRTRLRWVVLPAPEPSAEARGTFRVEANGLRTIELVAGQDDGHAIVELCEDLALHDWLLTTLLSLIEFSLTGPGTRTQKIHRLRPAIDCLLHLWMPAARLDESVLPVWQDLERRPGFTRQWQTSVNRIRDQVTLSTIALLEEAPVA; from the coding sequence ATGCTGACGATGGGCGAGGTCCACACCGGACTGCTGCAGAACTCCGGCCCGCTGTCGCTGGACCGGACCGTGAAGCTGCTCGACGTCATGGTGGGGCAGCGGGTACGCCGCTCCGAGCGGCCGATCGCGTACGCGGTCTCGCCGGACCAGTTCACCGGGGTCGACTGCCGGCTGCCGAGCGCGTCGGGGCGGGTGTCCCGGGGGGTCGGCACGGTGGTCTCGCACGCCGCGATGACCGGCGGGCACGTGCTGCAGGGCTCCAGCTACACCAGGGTCGACCGGGCGGCCGCGAACCGCCGACTGGTCTGGTCGCACTATCTCTCCCGGCCCGGGCAGATCGAGGCGATCGGTAAGGTGGACGCCCGGGACATGGCGGCCGGGTTCCTGACCGCCGGGTACCAGCCGCAGACACTCAACCTCGGCTCGATCAGCAACCGGGTGATGGACACCGTACAGAATTCGTCGGGGCTCGACCGCCGGTCGCCGTTCCGGACCCAGCGGACCCGGCTGCGGTGGGTGGTCCTGCCGGCGCCCGAACCGTCGGCCGAGGCGCGCGGCACGTTCCGGGTGGAGGCGAACGGGCTGCGCACCATCGAGCTGGTCGCGGGGCAGGACGACGGACACGCGATCGTCGAGCTCTGCGAGGACCTGGCGCTGCACGACTGGCTGTTGACCACGCTGCTGTCGCTCATCGAGTTCAGCCTGACCGGTCCCGGCACCCGGACGCAGAAGATCCACCGGCTCCGCCCGGCGATCGACTGCCTGCTGCACCTGTGGATGCCGGCGGCCCGGCTCGACGAGTCGGTGCTGCCGGTCTGGCAGGACCTCGAACGGCGGCCGGGCTTCACCCGGCAGTGGCAGACCTCGGTGAACCGGATCCGGGACCAGGTCACGCTGAGCACCATCGCGCTGCTGGAGGAGGCGCCGGTCGCCTGA
- a CDS encoding STAS domain-containing protein gives MSLTVHTEQRGDVVVVSVAGELDMATAPQLQDQITDLLDKGRSRLVFDLTEVSFCDSTGLSVFVRAKNSCDEAGGEVRLAAPQRGVLRILEVSGLVEVLQTYPTVDEAVAAEPNPASS, from the coding sequence ATGTCCCTGACAGTGCACACGGAACAACGCGGTGACGTGGTCGTCGTCTCGGTTGCGGGCGAGCTCGACATGGCCACCGCGCCGCAGCTGCAGGACCAGATCACGGACCTGCTGGACAAGGGCCGGAGCCGGCTGGTCTTCGACCTGACCGAGGTCTCGTTCTGCGACTCGACCGGCCTGTCGGTGTTCGTCCGGGCGAAGAACAGCTGCGACGAGGCCGGCGGCGAGGTCCGGTTGGCCGCTCCGCAGCGCGGCGTGCTGCGGATCCTCGAGGTCAGCGGCCTGGTCGAGGTGCTTCAGACCTATCCGACGGTGGATGAGGCGGTCGCCGCCGAGCCGAATCCGGCCTCGTCCTAG